A section of the Rossellomorea marisflavi genome encodes:
- a CDS encoding sugar phosphate nucleotidyltransferase, whose protein sequence is MKNTLLGVIDATSYYDSLGDLLLHRSLAALPIAGRYRLVDFVLSNMVNSDIGSVAIFPKYQYRSLMDHLGSGKNWDLNRKRDGLFFFPVPGLERNDETIGSFNHFAHHIDYFTRSTQEYALITNCYTVCNISYRPVLERHAQIGCDITEIRHGGSSLHMYLVKKSLLVDLIKSRHQTGYTCMNDVVEDMESGLKVCGYEHQGFVERIDSIDKYFETSMNLLELDQWRELFKKDLPIYTKVKDEPPTRYTSEAGVKHSIIANGCFIKGHVDHSMIFRAVKVGEGTTIKNSIIMQKSQIGRDCVLENVILDKDVKIEDGVRLIGDPEQPIVVRKGMVQGALMNS, encoded by the coding sequence ATGAAAAACACCCTGTTAGGCGTCATTGATGCGACCAGCTATTACGATTCACTCGGAGACCTGCTTTTGCACCGTTCGCTTGCGGCCCTCCCGATTGCCGGCCGGTATCGCCTGGTCGATTTCGTCCTTTCGAATATGGTGAATTCAGATATCGGATCTGTAGCCATCTTCCCTAAATACCAGTACCGTTCCCTCATGGATCATCTCGGGTCAGGGAAAAACTGGGACCTGAACAGGAAGAGGGACGGTTTGTTCTTCTTCCCGGTTCCTGGTCTTGAGAGGAATGACGAAACGATCGGATCGTTCAATCATTTTGCCCATCACATCGACTATTTCACCCGCAGCACCCAGGAATATGCCCTCATCACCAACTGCTATACCGTGTGCAATATCTCCTATCGTCCGGTCCTTGAGCGCCACGCCCAGATCGGTTGCGATATCACAGAGATCCGACACGGTGGATCGTCCCTTCATATGTATCTGGTCAAAAAATCCCTTCTTGTCGATCTGATAAAATCACGCCATCAGACAGGGTATACGTGCATGAATGACGTGGTTGAAGATATGGAGAGCGGTCTGAAGGTATGCGGATATGAACATCAAGGCTTCGTGGAGAGGATCGACTCCATCGACAAGTACTTTGAAACAAGCATGAATCTCCTAGAGCTTGATCAGTGGAGGGAGCTGTTCAAGAAAGACCTGCCCATCTACACAAAGGTGAAGGATGAGCCGCCGACACGCTATACGAGCGAAGCGGGCGTCAAGCACAGTATCATCGCCAATGGCTGTTTCATAAAAGGTCATGTGGATCATTCCATGATCTTCAGGGCGGTGAAGGTGGGAGAAGGAACCACGATCAAGAACTCCATCATCATGCAGAAAAGCCAGATCGGCCGTGATTGTGTATTGGAAAATGTCATCCTTGATAAAGATGTAAAGATCGAAGATGGAGTTAGACTCATCGGGGACCCGGAACAACCCATCGTCGTCCGTAAAGGCATGGTCCAGGGAGCGCTGATGAACTCGTGA
- a CDS encoding glucose-1-phosphate adenylyltransferase has translation MGNGKCVAMLLAGGKGSRLNSLTKSLAKPAVPFGGKYRIIDFTLSNCTNSGIDTVGVLTQYQPLVLNSYIGIGSAWDLDRRNGGVTVLPPYAESSEMRWYTGTASAIFQNVNYIEQYDPEYVLILSGDHIYKMDYSKMLDYHIEKKADVTISVIEVGWDEASRFGLMNTDEAMRVTEFEEKPPFPKSNLASMGIYIFNWSLLKEYLEMDDRNPRSTHDFGKDVIPLLLDEKKKLMAYPFEGYWKDVGTVRSLWEANMDLIDEKNELNLFDLDWRVYSVNPNEPPQYISEDAHVEGSLINEGCTIEGTVEKSVLFQGASVKKGAHVTRSVVMPGAEIGENAYIEQAIVPPDVVVPSGIVIMPEEESDEIILVTESVLTALLEQEEV, from the coding sequence ATGGGTAACGGCAAATGTGTGGCAATGTTGTTGGCAGGAGGCAAAGGGAGCAGGTTGAATTCATTGACGAAGAGCCTGGCGAAACCGGCGGTGCCCTTTGGAGGCAAATACCGTATCATCGACTTCACATTGAGTAATTGTACGAATTCCGGCATTGATACAGTGGGGGTTCTGACTCAGTATCAACCGTTGGTATTGAATTCGTATATCGGGATCGGCAGTGCGTGGGATCTCGACCGACGGAACGGGGGGGTCACGGTGCTTCCTCCTTATGCAGAATCCTCCGAGATGCGCTGGTATACAGGGACTGCCAGTGCCATCTTCCAGAACGTGAACTACATCGAGCAGTATGATCCGGAATATGTGCTGATTCTTTCGGGAGATCATATTTACAAAATGGATTACAGCAAGATGCTCGATTATCATATCGAAAAGAAAGCGGACGTCACGATTTCGGTCATTGAGGTCGGATGGGATGAGGCGAGCAGGTTCGGTTTGATGAATACCGATGAAGCCATGAGGGTGACCGAGTTCGAGGAAAAACCGCCGTTCCCTAAGAGTAATCTGGCTTCCATGGGCATCTATATCTTCAACTGGTCACTTCTGAAAGAATACCTGGAGATGGATGACCGCAATCCACGCTCCACACATGATTTCGGAAAGGACGTCATTCCCCTTCTCCTTGATGAAAAGAAAAAGCTGATGGCTTATCCGTTCGAAGGCTACTGGAAGGATGTCGGCACGGTCCGGAGCCTATGGGAGGCCAATATGGATCTTATCGATGAAAAAAATGAACTCAATCTTTTCGACCTGGATTGGAGGGTCTATTCTGTCAATCCCAATGAGCCGCCTCAATATATCTCGGAAGATGCCCATGTGGAAGGATCGTTGATCAATGAAGGTTGTACGATTGAAGGGACCGTTGAAAAATCCGTCCTGTTCCAAGGAGCTTCTGTGAAGAAGGGTGCGCATGTCACCCGTTCCGTCGTCATGCCAGGGGCGGAAATCGGTGAAAATGCCTATATCGAGCAGGCGATCGTGCCACCTGATGTAGTGGTGCCGAGTGGCATCGTCATCATGCCTGAGGAAGAGTCGGATGAAATCATACTCGTAACGGAATCGGTTCTAACGGCATTACTCGAACAGGAAGAAGTTTGA